In the genome of Enterococcus hirae ATCC 9790, one region contains:
- a CDS encoding GlsB/YeaQ/YmgE family stress response membrane protein: MGWIWTLIVGAVIGAIAGAITSKGNSMGCITNIIAGLIGSSIGQAIFGNWGPHAAGMALIPSILGAVILVAVVSFFFGKRS; the protein is encoded by the coding sequence ATGGGTTGGATATGGACTTTAATCGTTGGTGCAGTCATCGGAGCCATTGCTGGAGCAATTACCAGTAAAGGAAATTCTATGGGTTGTATCACAAATATCATTGCTGGATTGATTGGTTCAAGTATCGGTCAAGCAATTTTTGGTAACTGGGGACCACATGCAGCTGGTATGGCACTTATTCCATCAATTTTAGGCGCAGTTATTTTAGTGGCAGTTGTTTCATTCTTTTTTGGGAAACGATCATAA
- a CDS encoding DUF956 family protein has product MVQSINTKVDLVIDATAFTGLTDYGKIMIGDRGFEFYHARDTRKFVQIPWEEIDYVIASVMFKGKWIPRYAIQTKKNGTYTFSSKEPKKVLRAIRKYVDPSRMVQSLSFFDVVKRGVKSIFKRK; this is encoded by the coding sequence ATGGTTCAATCAATCAATACAAAAGTTGATTTGGTAATTGATGCCACTGCGTTTACTGGTTTGACTGATTATGGGAAAATCATGATTGGAGACCGAGGATTCGAATTTTATCATGCAAGAGACACTCGGAAATTTGTTCAAATCCCTTGGGAAGAGATTGATTACGTCATCGCATCCGTTATGTTCAAAGGAAAATGGATTCCGCGCTATGCCATTCAAACAAAGAAAAATGGTACATATACATTTTCTTCTAAAGAACCCAAAAAAGTACTTCGCGCTATCAGAAAATACGTAGATCCTAGTCGTATGGTTCAATCCTTGAGCTTTTTTGATGTAGTGAAACGTGGTGTCAAAAGTATCTTCAAACGCAAGTAG
- a CDS encoding PTS system mannose/fructose/sorbose family transporter subunit IID, producing MAEEKITLSKRDRLAVAWRSTFIQGSWNYERMQNGGWAFSMIPAIKKLYKTKEERTAALKRHLEFFNTHPYIASPILGVTLALEEERANGAPVDDVAIQGVKVGMMGPLAGVGDPVFWFTVRPMLGALGASLAMGGNILGPIIFFLGWNIIRWSFMWYTQEFGYKAGSKITDDLSGGLLQDVTKGASILGMFVLAALVQRWVSIKFLPVVSTVKLDKGAYIEWDKLPAGGEGIKSAFEQVNSGLALSPEKVTTLQDNLDQLIPGLAALALTLLCMWLLKKKVSPIVIILGLFVVGVVGHVVGLL from the coding sequence ATGGCAGAAGAAAAAATTACTTTATCTAAAAGAGACCGTTTAGCTGTTGCATGGCGTTCTACCTTCATTCAAGGTTCATGGAACTATGAACGTATGCAAAATGGTGGTTGGGCTTTCTCAATGATCCCAGCAATCAAAAAATTATACAAAACGAAAGAAGAGCGCACAGCAGCTCTTAAACGTCACTTAGAATTTTTCAACACACATCCATATATTGCTTCACCTATCTTGGGTGTTACGCTAGCATTAGAAGAAGAACGCGCAAATGGCGCTCCTGTTGACGATGTAGCGATCCAAGGGGTTAAAGTTGGTATGATGGGACCTCTTGCTGGTGTTGGTGACCCAGTATTCTGGTTTACTGTTCGTCCGATGTTAGGAGCTCTTGGTGCTTCTCTAGCAATGGGTGGTAATATTCTTGGACCAATCATCTTCTTCTTAGGTTGGAACATTATTCGTTGGTCATTCATGTGGTATACACAAGAATTTGGTTACAAAGCTGGTTCTAAAATCACAGATGATTTATCTGGTGGATTATTGCAAGACGTAACAAAAGGTGCATCTATCTTAGGGATGTTCGTATTAGCCGCCTTAGTACAGCGGTGGGTATCGATTAAATTCTTGCCAGTTGTATCAACTGTTAAGTTAGATAAAGGTGCTTACATTGAGTGGGATAAATTACCTGCTGGTGGCGAAGGAATCAAGAGTGCTTTTGAACAAGTAAACAGTGGTCTAGCACTTAGTCCTGAAAAAGTAACAACTTTACAAGATAACTTAGATCAATTGATCCCAGGGTTAGCTGCTTTAGCATTGACATTACTATGCATGTGGTTATTGAAGAAAAAAGTTTCTCCAATTGTCATTATCTTAGGTCTATTCGTTGTCGGTGTAGTTGGCCATGTTGTTGGTCTTTTATAA
- a CDS encoding PTS mannose/fructose/sorbose transporter subunit IIC, with translation MSIISMILVVFVAFLAGMEGILDEFQFHQPLVACTLIGLVTGNLEAGIVLGGTLQMIALGWANIGAAVAPDAALASVASAIILVLGGQGVRGVPSAIAIAVPLAVAGLFLTMIVRTIAVPIVHLMDAAAEEGNIRKVEMWHIIAVCLQGIRIAIPAGALLFIPAQTVQSFLESMPAWLTDGMAIGGGMVVAVGYALVINMMATKEVWPFFVIGFVVAAITQLTLIALGALGVALALIYLNLSKMGGSSNGGGGSNSGDPLGDILNDY, from the coding sequence ATGTCTATTATTTCAATGATTTTAGTCGTATTCGTTGCCTTTCTAGCAGGGATGGAAGGGATTCTGGATGAATTCCAATTTCATCAACCTCTAGTGGCATGTACATTAATAGGTTTAGTAACAGGTAACCTTGAAGCAGGTATCGTATTAGGTGGTACTCTTCAAATGATCGCTCTTGGCTGGGCAAATATCGGAGCTGCTGTAGCACCAGATGCTGCATTGGCATCAGTTGCATCTGCAATTATTTTAGTATTAGGTGGTCAAGGTGTTCGAGGCGTTCCATCAGCTATTGCTATCGCAGTACCACTTGCTGTTGCTGGTTTGTTCTTAACAATGATCGTACGTACAATCGCTGTTCCTATCGTTCACTTGATGGATGCTGCTGCTGAAGAAGGTAACATCCGCAAAGTTGAAATGTGGCACATCATTGCAGTATGTTTACAAGGTATCCGTATTGCAATTCCTGCTGGAGCATTATTATTCATCCCAGCTCAAACTGTTCAATCTTTCTTAGAATCAATGCCTGCATGGTTAACAGACGGTATGGCTATTGGTGGGGGAATGGTTGTTGCTGTAGGTTACGCATTAGTAATCAATATGATGGCAACTAAAGAAGTATGGCCATTCTTCGTTATCGGTTTTGTTGTAGCTGCAATTACTCAATTAACATTGATTGCCCTAGGTGCTTTAGGTGTTGCTTTAGCTCTTATCTACTTGAACCTTTCTAAAATGGGAGGCTCTTCAAATGGTGGCGGAGGAAGCAACTCAGGTGACCCTCTAGGCGACATTTTGAATGACTATTAA
- a CDS encoding mannose/fructose/sorbose PTS transporter subunit IIA, producing MVGIILASHGQFAEGILQSGSMIFGEQENVKAVILKPSEGPDDLRAKLEEAVASFDNQDEVLFLVDLWGGTPFNQSNTLFEEHKDKWAIVSGLNLPMLIEAYASRFSMESAQEIAAHIIETAKDGVKVKPEELEPQEAPKAEVSDGQPKGALPEGTVVGDGKIKYVLARVDSRLLHGQVATAWTKAVQPNRIIVVSDAVSKDDLRKKLIEQAAPPGVKANVIPISKMIEVAKDPRFGNTKALLLFENPEDVLTAVEGGVDIQELNVGSMAHSVGKVVVSKVLSMGPEDVEAFEKLESKGVKFDVRKVPNDSRDNMDEILKKAKSELSKA from the coding sequence ATGGTAGGGATTATCCTTGCAAGTCATGGACAATTTGCTGAAGGTATCTTGCAATCAGGTTCAATGATTTTTGGCGAACAAGAAAACGTCAAAGCAGTCATTTTAAAACCAAGCGAAGGTCCAGATGACTTGAGAGCCAAATTAGAAGAGGCTGTTGCTTCTTTTGATAATCAAGACGAAGTATTGTTCTTAGTTGATTTATGGGGCGGAACACCGTTCAATCAATCAAACACATTGTTTGAAGAACACAAAGACAAATGGGCAATTGTTAGTGGTTTGAACTTGCCTATGTTGATCGAAGCTTATGCGTCACGTTTTTCAATGGAATCTGCTCAAGAAATTGCAGCACATATCATTGAAACAGCAAAAGATGGTGTGAAAGTGAAGCCAGAAGAGCTTGAACCACAAGAAGCACCAAAAGCAGAAGTTTCTGATGGACAACCTAAAGGTGCATTACCTGAAGGAACAGTAGTTGGCGACGGTAAGATTAAATATGTTTTAGCACGTGTTGACTCACGTTTATTACATGGTCAAGTTGCTACTGCATGGACAAAAGCTGTTCAACCAAATCGGATCATCGTTGTTTCAGATGCTGTATCAAAAGATGATTTACGTAAGAAATTGATCGAACAAGCTGCTCCTCCAGGGGTTAAAGCAAACGTTATCCCAATTTCTAAAATGATCGAAGTTGCTAAAGATCCAAGATTTGGGAATACAAAAGCTTTGCTATTGTTTGAAAATCCTGAAGACGTGTTGACAGCTGTTGAAGGCGGCGTTGACATCCAAGAATTAAACGTAGGTTCAATGGCCCACTCAGTTGGGAAAGTTGTCGTAAGTAAAGTTTTATCAATGGGCCCTGAAGACGTAGAGGCGTTTGAAAAACTAGAAAGCAAAGGAGTTAAATTTGATGTACGTAAAGTACCAAATGACTCTCGCGACAATATGGACGAAATTCTTAAAAAAGCTAAGTCTGAATTATCTAAAGCATAA
- a CDS encoding mannose/fructose/sorbose PTS transporter subunit IIB: MDIRLARIDDRLIHGQVATVWSKLTGVERIIVISDSVAQDKLRKFLLKEAAPPGIIANVITVKKMIQVYQSGLLATTKVMLLFTNPQDVEKIVLSGVQLDSLNIGGMSFSEGKTMITNFVSVDHKDIASFQFLNQQGVELEIRKVPADRKILLMELLAKAKKA, encoded by the coding sequence ATGGATATTCGGTTAGCGCGTATAGATGATCGTTTGATCCATGGACAAGTTGCAACGGTCTGGTCAAAATTGACCGGCGTGGAACGCATCATTGTTATTAGTGATTCAGTAGCCCAAGATAAATTGAGAAAGTTTCTTTTAAAAGAAGCTGCTCCACCGGGGATCATCGCAAATGTGATCACGGTGAAAAAAATGATTCAAGTTTATCAAAGCGGTTTACTAGCAACGACGAAAGTGATGCTTTTATTCACTAATCCTCAAGACGTTGAGAAAATTGTCTTAAGTGGTGTACAGCTGGATTCATTGAATATCGGTGGGATGAGTTTTTCTGAGGGGAAGACGATGATTACAAATTTTGTGTCAGTCGACCATAAAGATATTGCATCGTTCCAATTCTTGAATCAGCAAGGTGTAGAATTAGAAATTCGCAAAGTACCCGCAGATAGAAAGATCCTTTTGATGGAATTACTAGCAAAAGCCAAAAAGGCATAA
- a CDS encoding sigma 54-interacting transcriptional regulator, which translates to MAKRIDRIYTYVKEKTAHLKPIEYDQGVTTKEIAEVLGIQRTNSSKDLNQLVREGKLLKTDGRPVRYIYQKNVAYEQPTAKHVISYKEERVPVEKARIQIDTKDIFAKIIGANGSMKNSVEQAKAAILYPPRGLNCLITGPTGSGKTYFAHAMFHFAKANHVISEDNELIVFNCADYANNPELLMSHLFGYVKGAFTGAEEEKTGIIDQADGGMLFLDEIHRLPPEGQEMIFYFMDHGTYSRLGETTKSHEANVRIVGATTEDPGSSLLETFVRRIPINIKLPSFEKRPANEKIDLVKIMIAHEANRIQRQISLTEDVVKALIGSVTYGNIGQLKSNIQLICARGFLNHINSPEISITIDDLTEGIRSGLIQLASNRVAMSELSKLLEPKITVYPNDTIMKIQSDSYELPYNLYDIIGDKAALLKSDGLDQEAINHFISTDINIHLKSFYKDHGFSFNADNKLAEFVDPKIIEVTNQIYIMVKNALPYEFQQNFIYAMSLHISSFLKRINIGEERHTNDNIREMAIDFPVEYEVAKEVRKYIEEYFQVTIPDSEDYYLTVLLVSLRANQASGRIGVVVAAHGNSTASSMVQVVQQLLDADNVRAVDMPLDMDPKTALSRIERMVQEVDEGSGTILLVDMGSLASFNSQIQRDTGIPVRTVDMVTTSLVLETVRKVSVLGTDLDMLYDSLKNFRGYAEISMEKTPEPTALRKKAILAICASGEGTAQRIKELIERSVSKRQDVELTVLALSVLELEKELPKLIENYQVIATTGITDPQIAAPFIPLERFIDQNIELILDQLLLEAELDETEEVPLSEETAKQTCVKFIEQNFTFINGTKLIDPLWNFSDQVSEKLSIENHGYSFKINLVLHTVGMIERILLNEPLNVESDELEKAMEDPLFSSIQQLLSPLEKTIRFETPSSEVYYSLKLIRNELAKNEYTK; encoded by the coding sequence ATGGCGAAGCGCATTGATCGAATTTATACGTATGTCAAAGAAAAAACGGCTCATCTAAAACCGATTGAATATGATCAAGGGGTCACAACGAAAGAGATAGCTGAGGTTTTAGGAATCCAACGGACCAATAGTAGTAAAGATTTGAATCAGTTGGTACGTGAAGGAAAATTGTTGAAAACCGATGGACGACCTGTACGTTACATATATCAAAAAAATGTTGCCTATGAACAACCGACCGCCAAACATGTCATAAGCTATAAAGAAGAAAGAGTACCAGTAGAAAAAGCAAGGATTCAGATTGATACGAAAGATATTTTTGCTAAGATCATTGGCGCAAATGGGAGTATGAAAAACTCGGTTGAGCAAGCGAAAGCCGCCATTTTATATCCGCCGAGAGGTCTGAATTGTTTGATCACTGGACCAACTGGATCGGGGAAAACCTACTTTGCACATGCGATGTTTCATTTTGCCAAAGCCAATCACGTCATTAGTGAAGACAACGAGTTGATCGTCTTTAACTGTGCCGACTACGCTAATAACCCGGAATTATTGATGAGTCACTTGTTTGGGTATGTCAAAGGTGCTTTTACTGGAGCAGAAGAGGAAAAAACCGGAATCATTGACCAAGCAGATGGAGGAATGTTGTTCCTAGATGAAATTCACCGGTTACCACCTGAAGGGCAAGAAATGATCTTTTACTTCATGGATCATGGTACCTATAGTCGATTAGGAGAAACAACAAAATCTCATGAAGCAAATGTTCGGATCGTGGGAGCGACAACTGAGGACCCTGGTTCTTCTCTATTAGAGACATTTGTTCGAAGAATACCGATCAATATCAAGTTGCCATCTTTTGAAAAACGCCCTGCAAATGAAAAAATCGACCTGGTTAAAATTATGATCGCCCATGAAGCTAACCGTATCCAGCGGCAAATTTCGCTAACTGAAGATGTTGTTAAAGCGTTGATCGGTAGTGTAACCTATGGGAACATCGGTCAGTTAAAATCGAATATCCAATTGATTTGCGCTCGTGGTTTTTTAAATCATATCAATTCTCCTGAAATTTCGATTACGATCGATGATTTGACGGAAGGGATTAGAAGTGGATTGATCCAATTAGCAAGTAATCGAGTAGCGATGTCCGAACTATCGAAGCTATTGGAGCCCAAAATTACGGTGTACCCTAACGACACAATCATGAAGATTCAATCTGATTCTTATGAACTACCCTATAATCTTTATGACATTATTGGGGACAAAGCAGCGCTATTAAAGTCTGACGGATTAGATCAAGAAGCCATCAATCATTTTATTTCAACGGATATCAACATCCATTTGAAATCTTTTTACAAGGATCATGGATTCTCATTCAATGCCGATAATAAACTAGCTGAGTTTGTTGATCCTAAAATCATCGAAGTCACCAATCAAATATATATAATGGTAAAAAATGCCTTGCCATATGAGTTTCAGCAAAATTTTATCTACGCAATGAGTCTGCATATCAGTTCTTTTTTAAAAAGAATCAATATCGGTGAAGAGCGCCATACGAATGATAATATACGTGAAATGGCAATTGATTTTCCAGTGGAATATGAAGTAGCGAAAGAAGTTAGAAAGTATATTGAGGAGTATTTCCAAGTAACGATTCCAGATAGCGAAGATTACTATCTCACTGTCTTGCTTGTGTCGCTAAGGGCAAATCAAGCAAGCGGTCGTATTGGGGTAGTCGTGGCAGCACATGGTAATAGTACAGCAAGCAGCATGGTTCAAGTGGTCCAACAATTATTAGATGCAGACAATGTACGAGCGGTCGATATGCCATTGGATATGGATCCTAAAACGGCGCTTAGTCGGATCGAACGAATGGTGCAAGAGGTGGATGAAGGCAGTGGAACGATCTTATTAGTGGATATGGGTTCGCTTGCTTCATTTAATTCTCAGATTCAGCGAGATACAGGAATTCCTGTGCGGACAGTTGACATGGTGACGACCTCTTTGGTATTAGAGACGGTTCGCAAAGTTTCTGTGTTAGGTACGGATTTAGATATGTTATACGATTCCTTGAAAAATTTCCGTGGTTATGCAGAAATTTCGATGGAAAAAACACCTGAACCGACCGCACTCAGAAAAAAAGCCATCTTAGCTATTTGTGCATCTGGTGAAGGAACCGCACAACGAATCAAAGAATTGATCGAACGTTCTGTAAGTAAACGGCAAGATGTCGAGTTGACTGTTTTGGCACTCTCTGTTTTAGAATTGGAAAAAGAATTGCCTAAATTAATTGAAAATTACCAAGTCATTGCGACTACTGGAATTACAGATCCACAGATTGCTGCGCCGTTTATTCCATTGGAGCGGTTTATCGATCAAAATATCGAGTTGATTTTAGATCAATTATTGCTTGAGGCAGAATTAGATGAAACAGAAGAAGTGCCATTGAGTGAAGAAACTGCAAAACAGACTTGTGTGAAATTTATTGAACAAAATTTTACATTTATCAATGGAACCAAATTGATTGATCCTTTATGGAATTTTAGTGATCAAGTGTCTGAGAAGCTATCGATTGAGAATCATGGATATAGTTTTAAAATCAATTTAGTTTTACACACAGTGGGGATGATTGAACGGATTTTATTAAACGAGCCATTGAATGTTGAATCAGACGAACTGGAAAAAGCGATGGAAGATCCATTGTTTTCGTCTATCCAACAATTGTTATCCCCGTTGGAAAAGACCATCAGATTTGAAACACCTTCATCTGAAGTTTATTATTCATTAAAGCTGATTCGTAATGAATTGGCAAAAAATGAATACACTAAATGA
- a CDS encoding acyltransferase family protein produces the protein MNEKMNLNNVSKRLYKWDNLKALLIFLVVVGHLIDRANQKSDLLMKINYWIYMFHMPAFIFVSGLFSKNTIRNKDFRKSFRYLKWFFILKIIFLISTFLSSGSLSFSFLTESGLPWYCFAIFAFQLISMVIDGYDKYWVLGIAVVIGCLAGYDANLGDFLCSSRILTFFPFFYAGYLIDYQKMSNYLNNFKIKLCALFLLSGSFFVVYFKLYGTSLTMGFLTGRNAYANVSELVGLYGGFFRFIYYIAVFLIISSLVALISNKRLFITSFGELSLIIYMLHIPIVRIVNDKLHLDLFIKSFGVPQSITILIVTICIFFLCRMEWVHKPLNKILYFNVPEKTDNSVKGNGYFKSFFYDRTLTILDSKNEE, from the coding sequence ATGAATGAAAAAATGAATTTAAATAACGTTTCAAAGCGTTTGTACAAATGGGACAATTTAAAGGCTTTATTAATTTTCCTGGTTGTAGTAGGTCATTTAATTGATCGGGCGAATCAAAAGAGCGACTTGTTAATGAAAATTAACTATTGGATATATATGTTTCATATGCCAGCATTCATCTTTGTTTCTGGTCTATTCAGCAAGAATACAATTCGCAACAAAGATTTCCGAAAAAGTTTTAGATATCTCAAATGGTTTTTCATTTTAAAAATTATATTTTTGATTAGCACTTTTCTCTCTTCAGGTTCTTTAAGCTTTTCCTTTTTAACAGAAAGCGGACTGCCATGGTACTGTTTTGCTATTTTTGCTTTTCAATTAATCAGCATGGTTATTGATGGATATGACAAATACTGGGTGCTAGGCATAGCTGTTGTAATTGGTTGTTTGGCAGGATATGATGCAAATTTGGGAGATTTTCTATGTTCTTCAAGAATCTTAACTTTCTTTCCATTTTTTTATGCTGGATACTTAATTGATTATCAAAAAATGTCAAATTATCTAAACAATTTTAAGATCAAGTTGTGCGCGTTGTTCCTTTTGTCAGGAAGTTTTTTTGTCGTTTATTTTAAGTTATATGGCACCTCACTGACGATGGGATTTTTGACCGGTAGAAATGCTTATGCGAATGTAAGCGAATTAGTAGGTCTTTATGGTGGTTTTTTCCGATTTATTTACTATATTGCAGTCTTCCTTATAATCAGTAGTTTGGTTGCTTTGATAAGTAATAAACGACTGTTTATTACGAGTTTTGGAGAATTATCCTTGATCATATATATGTTGCATATACCTATCGTCAGAATAGTGAATGATAAACTTCATTTGGATTTGTTTATTAAAAGTTTTGGTGTACCGCAGAGTATTACGATTCTAATAGTAACTATATGTATTTTCTTTTTGTGCAGAATGGAGTGGGTTCATAAGCCGTTAAACAAAATTCTCTATTTTAATGTTCCTGAAAAAACAGATAATTCGGTAAAAGGAAATGGGTATTTTAAAAGCTTTTTTTATGACCGTACTTTGACCATACTTGATAGTAAAAATGAAGAATAA
- a CDS encoding GNAT family N-acetyltransferase, whose protein sequence is MLLEDEVIFKKISNITPQEKALVKAFSCGKDHIDSYLKNEALEEIKYGISKTFLMFIKQKKNPLFLLGFFSLTTDRVQIIKTSKLTNELKIWGNPIMPQSIPAIRIHYFAIHKDKQRKKLGSEMMFYTFQYIKNFILPHIGACLITLQSEKDVVKFYEEIGFCKTGQTRDKNISMAVLTNEFFIE, encoded by the coding sequence ATGTTATTAGAAGATGAAGTTATCTTTAAAAAAATTTCTAATATTACTCCACAAGAAAAAGCCTTGGTCAAGGCTTTTTCTTGTGGAAAAGATCATATTGACTCCTATCTAAAAAATGAAGCATTAGAAGAAATAAAATATGGTATTTCAAAAACTTTTCTAATGTTTATAAAACAGAAAAAAAATCCTCTCTTCCTACTTGGATTTTTTTCTCTAACTACAGATAGAGTTCAAATAATTAAAACTTCTAAGTTAACTAATGAGTTAAAAATTTGGGGTAATCCTATTATGCCACAATCTATACCAGCAATTAGGATTCATTATTTTGCTATTCATAAAGACAAACAACGTAAAAAATTAGGTAGTGAAATGATGTTCTATACATTCCAATATATAAAAAATTTTATTTTACCACATATTGGAGCTTGTTTAATTACTTTACAAAGCGAAAAAGACGTTGTTAAATTTTATGAAGAAATCGGTTTTTGTAAAACTGGTCAAACAAGAGATAAAAACATTAGCATGGCTGTTTTAACAAATGAGTTTTTTATAGAATAA
- a CDS encoding cold-shock protein: MNNGTVKWFNSDKGFGFITGEDGNDVFAHFSAIQGDGFKTLDEGQAVSYDIEEGQRGPQAVNIVK; encoded by the coding sequence ATGAATAACGGTACAGTAAAATGGTTTAACTCAGATAAAGGTTTTGGATTTATCACTGGTGAAGATGGAAATGACGTATTTGCACACTTCTCAGCTATCCAAGGCGATGGATTCAAAACATTAGATGAAGGTCAAGCTGTTTCTTATGATATTGAAGAAGGACAACGTGGTCCTCAAGCAGTAAATATCGTAAAATAA
- a CDS encoding restriction endonuclease subunit S, whose amino-acid sequence MKNTHNILSRDIVLDSGKIPYLTASTFNNSVGTYISYNEKLLEEGNSIFIGGKTFVVTYQPEDYFSNDSHNLALYYKDSTKRTKIHQIFFATSIYKSLSHLYSWGDSISNRKIQKDTFLLPTNQNGEIDYKFIEVLISATQKLVIKDVVDWADKKIKVTRSLVKL is encoded by the coding sequence GTGAAGAATACCCACAATATTTTGTCTCGAGATATAGTCTTAGATTCAGGCAAGATTCCATATTTGACAGCAAGCACATTTAATAACTCAGTTGGAACCTATATTAGTTACAACGAGAAATTGCTCGAAGAAGGAAATAGCATTTTTATTGGTGGTAAAACTTTTGTTGTTACTTATCAACCAGAAGATTATTTTTCTAATGATAGTCATAATCTAGCACTTTATTATAAAGATAGTACAAAAAGAACAAAAATACATCAGATTTTTTTTGCAACATCAATTTATAAGTCTTTATCGCATTTATATAGTTGGGGAGACAGTATTTCAAATCGTAAAATACAGAAAGATACATTTTTGCTTCCAACTAATCAAAATGGAGAAATCGACTATAAGTTTATTGAGGTGTTGATTTCAGCTACTCAAAAACTAGTGATTAAAGATGTAGTTGATTGGGCAGATAAAAAAATAAAAGTAACGAGAAGTTTAGTAAAATTATGA